In a genomic window of Primulina huaijiensis isolate GDHJ02 chromosome 10, ASM1229523v2, whole genome shotgun sequence:
- the LOC140985766 gene encoding membrane-associated kinase regulator 5, producing MEALGILKFWRNSSAGDEVHGAAFVTDEEETDEDDSFFDLVFKSSSSYGGGNEASKKDFEFIESPRDVFLTKNEFMIPKPLSPVVTLVRSTPKFKVFMLGFKRTTKCEKVDQSCGESKASPSNQSSKPSRLERGNRFSVKCALEETPIASVLGRENSLRSRLLRDNDDDETNFSGGASSVKSVPKYLKLIRPFQMKASKKVKVANSTTPSHSPVTAPVNLSPSKSSVGSRSVRSFKIVARNLVKSRSASATASAMSLAPLSARRRDDSLLEQHDGIQGAILHCKKSYNSSSKEFSQLFRPSNEEKKRCSI from the exons ATGGAAGCTCTAGGAATTCTCAAATTCTGGCGAAATTCCTCCGCCGGAGATGAAGTGCATGGGGCGGCGTTCGTCACCGACGAAGAAGAAACTGATGAAGATGACTCGTTTTTCGATTTGGTTTTCAAATCGTCTTCCAGCTACGGAGGAGGAAATGAAGCTTCGAAGAAGGATTTTGAGTTCATAGAATCTCCGAGAGATGTTTTTCTGACCAAAAACGAGTTCATGATTCCTAAGCCACTGTCTCCGGTGGTTACTCTCGTGCGATCGACACCGAAGTTCAAAGTCTTCATGTTAGGTTTCAAAAGGACGACGAAATGCGAGAAGGTTGATCAGTCCTGTGGCGAATCGAAGGCTAGTCCGTCGAATCAATCCTCGAAGCCTTCGAGACTTGAACGGGGAAATCGTTTTTCCGTGAAGTGCGCGCTGGAAGAAACGCCGATTGCGTCGGTTTTAGGTAGAGAGAACAGTTTGAGAAGCAGGCTTTTAAGAGACAATGACGATGACGAAACAAACTTTTCCGGCGGCGCTTCGTCGGTGAAATCCGTTCCAAAGTATCTGAAACTTATTCGACCTTTCCAAATGAAGGCATCGAAGAAGGTGAAGGTCGCAAATTCCACTACGCCGTCACACTCTCCGGTGACAGCGCCGGTGAATCTGTCTCCGAGCAAATCCTCCGTGGGAAGCAGATCAGTCAGAAGTTTCAAGATAGTGGCGAGGAATTTGGTGAAGAGCCGATCAGCTTCAGCGACAGCGTCGGCAATGTCTCTAGCGCCGTTGTCTGCCCGTCGTAGAGACGACTCGCTGCTGGAACAGCATGATGGCATCCAAGGCGCCATACTTCATTGCAAAAAATCCTATAATTCTTCATCCAAAG AATTTTCGCAATTATTTCGGCCCTcaaatgaagagaaaaaaagATGCAGCATTTAA